In uncultured Cohaesibacter sp., a genomic segment contains:
- a CDS encoding CinA family protein, producing the protein MHVTIETIELANQLLELARDHDYKIATAESCTAGLISATLTEIPGASASFDRGFTTYSNEAKTEILEVPAEMIEQFGAVSEEVARAMAEGALKHSRADFAVSVTGIAGPGGGTEDKPVGLVHFAVSSKHYPQSHSRKIFAAMDRENVRAATVEHAIIMLIEAITRKHYVAME; encoded by the coding sequence ATGCATGTGACCATCGAAACCATTGAATTGGCCAACCAGCTTCTGGAACTGGCGCGCGACCATGATTACAAAATTGCAACGGCTGAATCCTGCACAGCGGGACTGATCAGCGCAACATTGACCGAAATTCCGGGCGCATCAGCCTCCTTCGATCGCGGATTTACCACCTATTCCAATGAGGCAAAAACCGAAATCCTTGAGGTTCCCGCCGAAATGATCGAGCAGTTTGGAGCGGTCAGCGAAGAAGTCGCAAGAGCCATGGCCGAAGGCGCTCTCAAGCATTCACGCGCCGATTTCGCCGTTTCAGTTACCGGCATTGCCGGTCCGGGAGGCGGCACGGAAGACAAACCGGTCGGTCTCGTCCATTTCGCCGTATCCTCCAAACACTATCCGCAGTCCCACAGCAGGAAGATATTCGCAGCCATGGATCGGGAGAATGTGCGCGCCGCAACAGTCGAGCATGCCATCATCATGCTGATCGAAGCCATCACCCGCAAACACTATGTCGCCATGGAATGA
- the dusB gene encoding tRNA dihydrouridine synthase DusB yields the protein MSGITDLPFRSLAKRFGAGLVVSEMVASKAFAVGKEEMRLRAEGQGVDVHAVQLAGNQPEWMAEAARLSEGAGAALIDINMGCPAKKVISGYSGSALMRDLDQALSLIDAVVEAVSVPVTVKMRLGWDVDCHNAAELALRAEQSGVAMVTVHGRTRNQFYKGNADWSAIREVSDVVSIPVIANGDILSEEDAVSCLEQSGADGVMIGRGAYGRPWLPGHIAHYLATGSCLDEPTGSDLLELVLEHYDAMLDYYPDPVGVRCARKHLGWYMEGLLGPAGSLTSELSNLRKIIVTAEKPEAVRIAVRAFFGVAAERHVA from the coding sequence ATGTCCGGCATTACGGATCTGCCCTTTCGCTCGCTTGCGAAACGATTTGGTGCGGGGCTGGTCGTGTCCGAGATGGTGGCCAGCAAGGCATTTGCCGTGGGGAAGGAAGAGATGCGCCTGAGGGCCGAAGGGCAGGGCGTTGATGTGCATGCGGTACAGCTGGCAGGCAATCAGCCTGAATGGATGGCGGAAGCAGCGCGGCTTTCAGAGGGGGCCGGAGCCGCTCTCATCGATATCAATATGGGCTGTCCCGCCAAGAAGGTCATTTCCGGTTACTCGGGGTCTGCATTGATGCGGGATCTCGATCAGGCGCTCAGTCTGATTGATGCTGTGGTGGAAGCCGTTTCGGTGCCGGTTACAGTGAAAATGCGCCTTGGATGGGATGTCGACTGTCACAATGCCGCTGAGCTGGCCTTGCGCGCTGAGCAGAGTGGCGTCGCCATGGTGACGGTTCATGGGCGCACCCGCAATCAGTTTTACAAGGGCAATGCCGACTGGAGCGCCATTCGCGAGGTCAGCGACGTGGTGTCCATTCCCGTTATCGCCAATGGCGATATTCTGAGCGAAGAGGATGCGGTTTCCTGTCTGGAGCAATCGGGGGCTGATGGTGTGATGATCGGGCGTGGGGCCTATGGCCGACCATGGCTGCCCGGCCATATCGCCCATTATCTGGCAACTGGCAGCTGTCTTGATGAGCCAACCGGTTCTGATCTGCTGGAGCTGGTGCTGGAGCATTATGATGCCATGCTGGATTATTATCCCGATCCGGTTGGCGTGCGTTGTGCGCGCAAGCATCTTGGCTGGTATATGGAGGGCCTTCTTGGCCCTGCCGGCTCCCTTACATCCGAGCTGTCAAATCTTAGAAAAATAATCGTTACCGCAGAAAAGCCCGAAGCGGTGCGCATTGCGGTGCGCGCATTTTTCGGTGTGGCTGCGGAGAGGCACGTAGCATGA
- the surE gene encoding 5'/3'-nucleotidase SurE, producing MRILLTNDDGINAPGLVVLEKIARALSDDVWIVAPETEQSGMAHSLTLHDPLRLRKLGEKKYAVHGTPTDCVIMGVDHILDRRPDLVLSGVNRGQNMAEDVTYSGTVAGAMEGVLLGIRSIALSQSYSWESCEPFDWSASEEHGARVVKDLLDYKLPRQTLLNVNFPACPASEVEEVVYTRQGKRDQAHLNVVPRVDTRGLSYFWLGFEDRKSNPEEGTDLYAVMHKKISVTPLHLDMTDNRTLEKLKKG from the coding sequence ATGCGAATTCTTCTGACCAATGACGATGGTATCAACGCGCCCGGTCTGGTGGTGCTCGAGAAGATTGCGCGTGCTCTCTCTGACGATGTCTGGATTGTTGCGCCGGAAACCGAACAGTCCGGCATGGCCCATTCGCTGACGCTGCATGACCCTTTGCGTCTGCGCAAGCTTGGCGAAAAGAAATATGCCGTTCATGGCACGCCGACCGATTGCGTTATCATGGGGGTCGATCACATTCTGGATCGTCGTCCCGATCTGGTGCTGTCCGGGGTCAACCGGGGCCAGAATATGGCCGAGGATGTGACCTATTCGGGCACCGTTGCCGGAGCGATGGAAGGGGTGCTGCTCGGTATTCGTTCCATTGCGCTCAGCCAGTCCTATAGCTGGGAAAGCTGCGAGCCGTTCGACTGGAGTGCTTCTGAAGAGCATGGCGCCCGGGTGGTCAAGGATCTTCTTGATTACAAGCTGCCAAGACAAACCCTGTTGAATGTCAACTTTCCGGCCTGTCCGGCAAGTGAGGTCGAGGAAGTGGTTTATACCCGTCAGGGCAAGCGCGATCAGGCCCATCTGAATGTGGTGCCGCGGGTCGATACGCGCGGTCTGTCCTATTTCTGGCTGGGCTTTGAAGATCGCAAATCCAACCCTGAGGAAGGGACGGACCTTTATGCCGTCATGCATAAGAAAATCTCCGTAACCCCGCTTCACCTGGACATGACCGACAATCGGACGCTGGAAAAGCTGAAAAAGGGCTGA
- a CDS encoding PAS domain-containing sensor histidine kinase has translation MSYLSNSEYSTKRVSGLDPVAGVDNSGLQGGEKPEKRSRLRNLGLICVVLSVVSGVTSFVILLGLTPIDPTDYVIRIAMIVNGILLLILALVIFLEACAVLRARQRGRAGARLHIRVMGLFALVATVPTILVAIFASITLDRGLDRWFSSRTQAIINSSQTVASAYTKEHARVLRNELLGIAKALNDAEPYFLLDSDRFRAIFSEQTRIRGIPAAFVVNSAGEQLMASPSRLDQPVPKMPGADLLEQAHSQPVFIALGDSNLVAGIMRLEEFNDAYLFLLRVIDPVVSNFLRMTSENAQEYRAFFDSRSNIQAAFAMLYIGAGLIILLSTTWFAIGFSNRLVAPIRRLIGAAERVRHGDLYVRLPIDKGSTDFGNLNETFNTMTTELRSQRDELILARDAIDARRRFTEAMLQGVSAGVIGVDETGEITLANPSVLKILGLKERDLLGEDLDRVLPEIASLVEEADRLPEAHKEGQITLARNGIEYSLRVRVTLERSDEDESHSYVVTLDDITELVSAQRSAAWADVARRIAHEIKNPLTPIQLSAERLRRRYGKKIAEDDQKVFEQCVNTIVRQVGDIGRMVDEFSSFARMPKPVFERGDLSEIIKESVFLIEVANHDIEFITEIPEEMPVSFDHRLISQAMSNLIKNATEAIAGREDRQDIAAKVMVRAEDEGVNYCVRVIDNGIGFPVNNRQRLLEPYMTTREKGTGLGLAIVRKILREHGGGIQLKDANEVSDFEQGACIEIRLPKEGAGDIGADSDEDDKETDHNSGLALPKIINAETEV, from the coding sequence GTGTCTTATCTTTCCAATTCTGAATATTCTACAAAAAGGGTGAGTGGCCTCGATCCGGTTGCCGGTGTGGACAATAGCGGCCTGCAAGGGGGCGAGAAGCCGGAGAAAAGAAGCCGACTGCGCAATCTTGGCCTGATTTGCGTGGTGCTTTCCGTCGTTTCCGGCGTGACGAGCTTTGTCATTCTGCTGGGGCTGACGCCGATTGATCCGACCGACTATGTGATCCGCATAGCCATGATCGTCAATGGCATTTTGCTGTTGATTCTTGCTCTTGTCATTTTTCTGGAAGCCTGCGCTGTTTTGCGGGCGCGTCAAAGAGGGCGGGCAGGGGCGCGGCTGCATATTCGCGTCATGGGGCTGTTTGCGCTGGTGGCAACCGTGCCGACCATCCTTGTGGCGATCTTTGCCTCGATCACGCTCGACCGGGGGCTCGATCGCTGGTTTTCCTCGCGCACCCAGGCGATCATCAACAGCTCCCAGACGGTTGCCAGCGCCTATACCAAGGAGCATGCGCGGGTGCTGCGCAATGAATTGCTTGGCATTGCCAAGGCGCTCAATGATGCCGAACCCTATTTCCTGCTCGATTCTGATCGCTTTCGTGCCATCTTCTCCGAGCAGACGCGGATTCGCGGCATTCCGGCAGCTTTTGTGGTCAATAGTGCCGGTGAGCAGCTGATGGCGTCGCCAAGTCGGCTGGATCAGCCTGTGCCGAAGATGCCCGGTGCCGACCTTTTGGAACAGGCGCATAGTCAGCCGGTCTTCATTGCGCTGGGGGATTCCAACCTTGTCGCCGGTATCATGCGGCTGGAAGAATTCAACGATGCCTATCTCTTCCTGCTGCGTGTGATTGACCCGGTGGTTTCCAATTTCTTGCGCATGACTTCGGAAAATGCGCAGGAATATCGTGCCTTCTTTGATAGTCGTTCCAATATTCAGGCCGCTTTCGCGATGCTCTATATTGGTGCGGGGCTTATCATTCTGCTTTCCACCACATGGTTTGCCATTGGCTTTTCCAATCGGCTGGTTGCGCCGATCCGTCGGTTGATCGGGGCTGCCGAACGTGTCCGACATGGAGATCTGTATGTGCGCTTGCCGATAGACAAGGGGTCGACAGATTTTGGCAATCTCAATGAAACCTTCAATACGATGACAACCGAGTTGCGATCCCAGCGCGATGAGCTGATTTTGGCACGCGATGCCATTGACGCCCGCAGGCGTTTTACCGAAGCCATGCTTCAGGGGGTCAGCGCCGGGGTTATCGGGGTTGATGAAACCGGCGAGATTACTCTGGCCAACCCGTCTGTGCTGAAGATCCTCGGGCTCAAGGAGCGGGATCTGCTGGGCGAGGATCTGGACCGGGTGCTGCCAGAGATTGCCTCTCTGGTGGAAGAAGCCGACAGATTGCCCGAAGCGCATAAGGAAGGCCAGATCACGCTGGCGCGCAACGGAATTGAATATTCCCTGCGGGTGCGCGTAACCCTTGAGCGCAGCGATGAGGATGAAAGCCATTCTTATGTGGTTACGCTGGATGATATCACCGAGCTGGTCAGTGCGCAGCGTTCTGCTGCCTGGGCCGATGTGGCACGCCGCATTGCCCATGAGATCAAGAATCCGCTGACGCCGATCCAGCTTTCCGCTGAACGGTTGCGCCGACGCTATGGCAAGAAAATTGCCGAGGATGATCAGAAGGTATTCGAGCAATGTGTCAATACCATCGTGCGGCAGGTGGGTGATATCGGGCGCATGGTGGATGAATTTTCCTCCTTTGCCCGCATGCCGAAACCCGTTTTCGAGCGCGGCGATCTTTCCGAGATCATCAAGGAATCGGTCTTCCTAATTGAGGTGGCCAACCATGACATCGAGTTCATTACGGAAATTCCCGAAGAAATGCCGGTGTCCTTTGACCATCGGTTGATTTCTCAGGCGATGTCAAATCTTATCAAGAATGCTACCGAAGCCATTGCCGGGCGTGAAGACCGGCAGGATATAGCGGCCAAGGTGATGGTCCGGGCCGAGGATGAAGGCGTCAATTATTGTGTTCGTGTCATCGACAATGGCATCGGGTTCCCGGTCAATAACAGGCAACGGCTGCTTGAACCCTATATGACGACCCGTGAAAAAGGCACCGGCCTGGGGTTGGCGATCGTGCGCAAGATCTTGCGAGAACATGGTGGTGGTATTCAGCTCAAGGATGCTAATGAAGTCTCCGATTTTGAGCAGGGGGCCTGCATCGAAATACGCCTGCCCAAGGAAGGGGCCGGAGATATCGGGGCCGACAGCGATGAAGATGACAAGGAAACGGATCACAATTCCGGTCTGGCGCTGCCCAAAATAATTAATGCTGAAACGGAGGTCTGA
- a CDS encoding bifunctional 2-C-methyl-D-erythritol 4-phosphate cytidylyltransferase/2-C-methyl-D-erythritol 2,4-cyclodiphosphate synthase — MTCAVIIVAAGSGSRARRSSDKVAKQYVALGGKPVLSRTLETFLKNEKVDCIQVVIGPQDDQLYEAAIAPLTSGPLADLAKTKLQPPATGGETRQISVLNGLEAISGKKPQHVLIHDAARPFVTDDILSRCFLALQTHKACLVATPVTDTIKKVDDQGAIIETIDRSTLWSAQTPQAFDYSFIRHAHKRASDQGIHTFTDDAAVAEWMGETVHIVQGSPANRKLTSQDDLTMAETMIAASAPQPLTDIRVGTGYDVHAFDEGSAVIIGGISIPHSHKLKGHSDADVGLHAITDAILGAIADGDIGTHFPPSDPQWKGAASDLFLKDAVRRVKDRGGKISNIDLTIICEAPKIGPHRPEMRAAIADICDMSIDRISVKATTSEKLGFTGRKEGIAALATATVRLPELPD; from the coding sequence ATGACATGCGCCGTCATCATCGTTGCAGCCGGGTCAGGCAGCCGCGCCAGACGCAGCTCGGACAAGGTTGCCAAGCAATATGTAGCGCTTGGAGGGAAACCCGTTCTGAGCCGAACGCTGGAAACATTCCTGAAAAATGAGAAGGTTGACTGCATTCAGGTGGTGATCGGCCCTCAGGATGACCAGCTCTATGAAGCAGCCATCGCCCCGTTGACGAGCGGCCCTTTGGCCGACCTTGCCAAGACCAAACTGCAACCTCCTGCCACCGGCGGCGAAACCCGACAGATTTCTGTTCTCAACGGCCTTGAAGCAATCAGCGGTAAAAAGCCGCAGCATGTGCTCATCCATGATGCAGCCCGCCCTTTCGTCACGGACGACATTTTGTCACGCTGCTTTCTTGCCCTGCAAACTCACAAGGCCTGCCTTGTTGCAACGCCGGTGACCGACACCATCAAGAAAGTGGATGATCAGGGCGCGATCATCGAGACAATTGACCGCAGCACACTCTGGTCTGCCCAGACCCCGCAAGCCTTCGATTACAGCTTCATTCGCCATGCGCACAAACGCGCCAGCGATCAGGGCATTCACACTTTCACCGACGACGCAGCTGTGGCCGAATGGATGGGAGAAACAGTCCATATCGTGCAAGGCAGCCCGGCAAACCGCAAACTGACCAGTCAGGATGACCTCACGATGGCTGAAACCATGATCGCCGCATCCGCACCCCAGCCGCTAACCGATATCCGCGTTGGAACAGGCTATGACGTCCACGCCTTTGACGAAGGAAGCGCGGTCATCATTGGCGGCATCTCCATCCCCCACAGCCACAAGCTCAAGGGCCATTCTGACGCAGACGTCGGTCTGCACGCCATCACCGACGCCATTCTCGGCGCGATCGCGGACGGTGACATCGGCACCCATTTCCCCCCTTCCGATCCTCAATGGAAAGGTGCAGCATCCGATCTTTTCCTGAAAGATGCCGTGCGCCGGGTAAAAGATCGCGGCGGCAAAATCTCTAACATTGATCTGACGATCATTTGTGAAGCTCCCAAGATCGGTCCGCACAGACCAGAGATGCGTGCCGCCATCGCCGATATTTGCGACATGTCGATCGACCGCATTTCCGTCAAGGCAACCACTTCTGAAAAGCTCGGCTTCACCGGACGCAAGGAGGGCATTGCCGCACTGGCAACGGCGACGGTTCGCCTGCCGGAATTGCCCGACTGA
- the ntrC gene encoding nitrogen regulation protein NR(I): MPKGTILLADDDTAIRTVLNQALSRAGYTVRLTSNATTLWSWISQGEGDLVITDVVMPDENIFDVLPRIKKARPHLPVIVMSAQNTFMTAIKASERGAYEYLPKPFDLKELINIAGRALSEPRPSLQKSDDDGTDIPLIGRSAAMQDIYRMLARLMQNDLTVMITGESGTGKELVARALHDYGKRRKGPFVAINMAAIPKDLIESELFGHEKGSFTGAHGRSAGKFEMAEGGTLFLDEIGDMPMEAQTRLLRVLQQGEYTTVGGRTPIKTNVRIVAATNKDLQSLIHQGLFREDLFFRLNVVPMRLPPLRERAEDIKDLVRHFFALGEREGLPVKQIQPDALDVMLRYRWPGNVRELENLVRRLAALYPQDTITANQIENELNQISLTTDVQPEQKVQNLAGAMESYLEQLFKEFGDGLPPPGLYHRLLREIEYPLICASLAATKGNQIKTAELLGLNRNTLRKKIKDLDIQVVRGA, encoded by the coding sequence ATGCCAAAAGGGACAATCCTGCTTGCAGATGATGATACCGCCATTCGTACGGTGCTGAATCAGGCGCTGTCTCGTGCCGGATACACCGTGCGTCTGACTTCGAATGCCACCACATTGTGGAGTTGGATTTCGCAAGGTGAGGGCGATCTGGTGATTACCGACGTCGTGATGCCGGACGAGAATATTTTCGATGTTCTGCCCCGGATCAAGAAGGCGCGACCGCATCTGCCTGTCATTGTGATGAGCGCGCAGAATACCTTCATGACGGCGATCAAGGCTTCCGAGCGTGGGGCCTATGAATATTTGCCCAAGCCGTTCGACCTCAAGGAACTGATCAACATCGCCGGGCGCGCCCTTTCGGAGCCTCGGCCGAGCCTGCAGAAATCCGATGATGACGGCACGGACATTCCGCTGATCGGGCGCTCTGCCGCGATGCAGGATATCTACCGCATGCTGGCCCGCCTGATGCAGAATGACCTGACGGTCATGATCACCGGCGAGAGCGGTACCGGCAAGGAGCTGGTCGCTCGCGCGCTGCATGATTATGGCAAGCGCCGCAAAGGCCCGTTCGTTGCGATCAACATGGCTGCTATCCCCAAGGATCTGATCGAGTCCGAGCTGTTCGGACATGAGAAGGGCTCGTTCACCGGGGCGCACGGACGTTCGGCGGGCAAGTTCGAGATGGCCGAGGGGGGCACACTGTTCCTTGACGAGATCGGCGACATGCCGATGGAAGCCCAGACCCGTCTGCTGCGCGTGCTTCAGCAGGGGGAATATACCACCGTTGGCGGGCGCACCCCGATCAAGACCAATGTCCGCATCGTGGCGGCCACCAACAAGGATCTGCAATCGCTGATCCATCAGGGCCTGTTCCGCGAAGACCTGTTTTTCCGCCTCAATGTGGTGCCGATGCGCCTGCCGCCACTGCGCGAACGCGCCGAGGATATCAAGGATCTGGTACGCCATTTCTTTGCGCTTGGCGAGCGCGAGGGGTTGCCGGTCAAGCAGATCCAGCCCGATGCGCTGGACGTGATGCTGCGCTATCGCTGGCCGGGCAACGTGCGTGAGCTGGAAAATCTGGTGCGCCGTCTGGCTGCGCTCTATCCGCAGGATACGATCACGGCAAACCAGATCGAGAATGAGCTTAACCAGATCAGCCTGACCACCGACGTTCAGCCCGAGCAGAAGGTGCAGAATCTGGCCGGGGCGATGGAATCTTATCTGGAACAGCTGTTCAAGGAATTTGGCGACGGCCTGCCGCCTCCGGGGCTCTATCACCGACTGCTGCGCGAGATTGAATATCCCCTGATTTGCGCGTCTCTGGCTGCCACCAAGGGCAATCAGATCAAGACCGCCGAATTGCTGGGGCTCAACCGCAATACCTTGCGCAAAAAGATCAAGGATCTCGATATTCAGGTCGTCAGGGGAGCCTGA
- a CDS encoding nitrogen regulation protein NR(II), translating to MSERKKGGGLASNPYQAMMSSLPHPVVMVDQEGYVAAANDMAQFFFQSSASHLRKQKLAELLPFGSPVLALVDQARDRLAPVNEYRVDISNPRIGVEKVVDVYAAPVPDMTGSVTVMLQERSIADKMDRQLTHRDAARSVTGLASMLGHEVKNPLSGIRGAAQLLESSVSDEDRALTQLITQETDRIVRLIDRMEVFSDQRPVEREAVNIHIVLDRVKQLAKAEFGERIRIIEEYDPSLPHVLANQDQLVQVFLNLVKNASEAVIEVPDPEIVLTTAFRPGIRIQVPGSSEKTSLPLEICVKDNGPGIPKELEDCLFDPFVTSKTNGSGLGLALVAKLIGDHGGVIEFDGSGRQTIFRVMLPTSSLDQI from the coding sequence ATGAGTGAACGCAAAAAAGGTGGTGGTTTGGCGAGTAACCCCTATCAGGCAATGATGAGTTCATTGCCCCATCCGGTCGTCATGGTCGATCAGGAAGGGTATGTCGCGGCGGCAAATGATATGGCGCAGTTCTTTTTTCAGTCCAGTGCCTCGCATTTGCGCAAGCAGAAGCTCGCTGAATTGTTGCCTTTCGGCAGTCCCGTTCTGGCTCTGGTTGATCAGGCGAGAGACAGGCTGGCGCCGGTGAATGAATATCGCGTTGATATTTCCAATCCGCGGATCGGCGTTGAAAAGGTCGTTGATGTTTATGCCGCGCCCGTGCCCGACATGACCGGCTCCGTGACCGTGATGTTGCAGGAGCGCTCCATTGCCGACAAGATGGACCGGCAATTGACCCATCGGGATGCCGCCCGCTCCGTGACGGGGCTTGCCTCGATGCTGGGGCATGAGGTCAAGAATCCTCTTTCCGGCATCAGGGGAGCGGCGCAGTTGCTGGAAAGCTCAGTCTCGGATGAAGATCGCGCACTCACTCAACTGATAACGCAGGAAACCGACCGGATCGTGCGGCTGATTGATCGCATGGAGGTCTTTTCCGATCAACGCCCGGTGGAGCGTGAAGCGGTCAATATTCATATTGTGCTGGATCGGGTCAAGCAGCTTGCCAAGGCCGAGTTTGGCGAGAGAATTCGCATCATAGAAGAATATGATCCCTCCCTGCCGCATGTTCTGGCCAATCAGGACCAGCTTGTTCAGGTTTTTCTCAATCTGGTCAAGAATGCGTCCGAGGCTGTGATTGAGGTTCCCGATCCGGAAATTGTGCTGACGACAGCTTTCCGGCCGGGCATTCGCATTCAGGTTCCAGGTTCGAGCGAGAAAACCTCTCTGCCACTGGAAATCTGTGTGAAGGATAACGGACCGGGCATTCCCAAGGAGCTGGAGGATTGCCTGTTTGATCCGTTCGTGACGTCGAAAACCAACGGGTCGGGCCTCGGGCTGGCGCTGGTCGCCAAGCTGATCGGGGATCATGGCGGCGTCATTGAGTTTGACGGTTCTGGTCGACAGACCATATTCCGGGTGATGCTGCCGACCAGCAGCCTGGATCAGATATAG
- a CDS encoding peptidoglycan DD-metalloendopeptidase family protein — MPAAVSPVASGNGGQQPVYRDPGYQSASVQAPVYKQPSYNQPVYSVPVAEPVSTQVSSVQDDSVSLTTGSINRNSVPSYAAQPMPPLPSESYQSSSAPAYVDVAQRSSVRDYSSRSSANQAALNGPPVVVSRFDSLPQSGPREKNQYAYATQSSSARVPVTVPVSAYSGGQQPVTQQPAVQQPVAQPSRFSLARIFSLPKTAPRSKAVDYTSTASITPPQPIPVSNQSGYGYGNGYSSSSAPVSSQMPTVHNAARTSGQWTSVGGTMVNVEQGEDLQSLSRRYGVPVEALSEINDMNGQTYVAPGRRILIPVFQQHGYQSYASSRRALPQGNAPMQVASLGADAVQLPYVMRVPKGNPMRMRGQSAYGQQIVKLQQNANAENRHMVNPGETLSGIASRYQVSTQALAQANGMSVDSPLRMGQRLHIPSRGQQSSVDYTTTASIGRNVGNDFASRASVDVSAPVVAAVPKVKPRWVQEMAQSSVRSSSGRLPVQKSQDVASLNEAIGLPVENSVQAVSSSAPVAVQSDPVSDEAKFRWPVRGRIIAGFGAGDSGVRNEGINLSVPAGTSVRAAENGTVIYAGDELKMYGNFILVRHTNGWVTAYAHNEKLLVQKGQVVRRGQIIAQAGMSGNVKAPQLHFELRIKGDPVDPVPYLI; from the coding sequence ATGCCGGCCGCTGTTTCTCCTGTTGCGAGCGGGAATGGCGGGCAACAGCCGGTTTATCGGGATCCTGGCTATCAGTCAGCTTCGGTTCAGGCACCTGTTTACAAGCAGCCAAGCTATAATCAGCCGGTTTATTCTGTGCCTGTGGCTGAACCTGTATCTACGCAGGTTTCCTCGGTTCAGGACGATTCCGTTTCTTTGACGACCGGTTCGATCAATCGGAACAGCGTGCCGAGCTATGCTGCGCAGCCGATGCCGCCATTGCCTTCAGAGAGCTATCAGTCCTCTTCTGCTCCGGCTTATGTTGATGTGGCGCAGCGGAGTTCTGTGCGTGATTATTCAAGCCGTTCTTCTGCCAATCAGGCCGCGTTGAATGGCCCTCCGGTGGTGGTTTCTCGCTTTGATTCTCTGCCGCAATCAGGTCCGCGCGAGAAGAATCAATATGCCTATGCCACGCAGTCATCGAGTGCGCGCGTGCCAGTGACCGTGCCTGTTTCTGCATATTCGGGTGGTCAGCAACCTGTCACGCAGCAGCCTGCGGTGCAGCAGCCGGTGGCGCAGCCTTCGCGCTTCAGTCTGGCTCGTATCTTCTCCTTGCCCAAGACTGCGCCGCGCTCAAAGGCGGTTGACTATACATCCACGGCATCTATTACGCCGCCTCAGCCGATCCCGGTTTCGAACCAGTCCGGCTATGGTTACGGCAATGGCTATTCCTCATCTAGCGCGCCGGTTTCGTCTCAAATGCCGACTGTTCACAATGCTGCCCGCACCAGCGGTCAGTGGACCAGTGTCGGCGGGACGATGGTTAATGTCGAGCAGGGCGAGGATTTGCAATCGCTCTCGCGCCGCTATGGTGTTCCTGTTGAGGCTCTTTCCGAGATCAATGACATGAATGGCCAGACCTATGTTGCTCCGGGGCGGCGGATACTCATTCCTGTGTTCCAGCAGCATGGTTATCAGAGTTATGCTTCCAGCCGTCGGGCTTTGCCGCAGGGCAATGCGCCGATGCAGGTTGCTTCTCTCGGTGCGGATGCGGTTCAGCTTCCCTATGTCATGCGCGTGCCCAAGGGCAATCCGATGCGCATGCGTGGTCAGTCTGCCTATGGTCAGCAGATCGTGAAGTTGCAGCAGAATGCCAATGCGGAAAATCGCCACATGGTCAATCCGGGTGAAACCCTGAGCGGTATCGCAAGCCGCTATCAGGTTTCCACGCAGGCATTGGCTCAGGCCAATGGCATGAGTGTCGATTCTCCTCTGCGCATGGGGCAGCGTCTGCATATTCCTTCAAGAGGTCAGCAGTCATCTGTTGATTATACGACGACGGCGTCCATTGGCAGAAATGTTGGCAATGATTTCGCTTCGCGCGCCAGTGTCGATGTTAGCGCACCTGTGGTTGCTGCTGTTCCGAAGGTCAAGCCGCGTTGGGTGCAGGAAATGGCACAATCTTCGGTTCGGTCTTCAAGCGGTCGTTTGCCGGTGCAGAAAAGTCAGGATGTTGCTTCGCTGAATGAGGCAATCGGATTGCCGGTTGAGAATAGTGTTCAGGCCGTTTCCAGCTCGGCACCGGTCGCGGTTCAGTCCGATCCGGTTTCCGACGAAGCAAAATTCCGCTGGCCCGTGCGCGGACGCATCATTGCCGGTTTCGGGGCCGGGGATAGCGGTGTTCGCAATGAAGGCATCAACCTTTCTGTTCCGGCTGGAACATCGGTGCGCGCTGCCGAGAATGGGACCGTCATATATGCCGGTGATGAGCTGAAAATGTATGGCAATTTTATTCTGGTGCGCCATACCAATGGCTGGGTAACGGCCTATGCGCATAATGAGAAATTGCTGGTACAGAAGGGGCAGGTCGTCCGGCGCGGCCAGATCATTGCGCAGGCGGGCATGTCGGGTAATGTCAAGGCACCGCAGTTGCATTTCGAGCTGCGCATCAAGGGCGATCCGGTCGATCCGGTGCCTTACCTGATCTGA